GGCGAGTTGCAGCACCCGGCTGTCCGCCCCGAGCCCCAGCGACCGCACCCGCGCGTACGCCAGATCGCACAGCCCCGCGTGCGTCACCTCGACGCCCTTGGGCCGCCCCGTGCTGCCCGAGGTGTAGAGGATGTACGCCACGTTGCAGGCCCGCACGCCGCTCTCCATCGGGAACAACGCCTCCTCACCCACCTCCTCCAGCCGCACCACCCGCGCGCCCTCGGGCGGGACGCACCTGTCCTCCAGCTCGCGCCGCGTCACCACCGCGCGCACGCCCGCGTCCCGCGCCATCCACTCCAGCCGCTCGCGGGGCTGCACCGCCTCCAGCGGCACGTACACCCCACCCGCCTTCTGCACGCCCCAGAAGGCCACCACCGCCTCCACGCTCTTCTCCAGCAGCACGCCCACGCGCACTTCCGGTCCCACGCCCTCGCGCCGCAGCCGGGCGCCGAGCCGCCTCGCCCGCGCCTCCAGCTCCCGGTAGCTCAGCCGCTGCCCGTCCCCTTCCACCGCCACCGCCTCGGGGGCGCGCGCCACCTGCTCCTCCAGCAGCCCCGCCAGCCCCTCCACGGGGACTTCCACGCGCGGCCCCCGGCTCCACGCCTCCAGTACGCGGGCCCGCTCCTCTCCCCCCAGCAGCTCCACCTCCTCCACCCGGCGTCCGGGCGCCTCCACCAGCTCCGCCAGCAGCGCCACGAAGTGCCGTGCCATGCGCTCGGCCGTGGCGGCCTCGAAGAGGTCCGTGCAGTACTCCAGCGAGCCGCCCAACCCGCTCTCCGTCTCGGCCATCATCAGGGTGAGGTCGAACGCCGAGCCCCGGCGGGTGAGCGGCAGCGACTCGATCTCCAGGGCGCCCAGGCTCATGCGCGCGTCCGGATCGCCCAGCGCGAAGGAGGCCAGCGAGGTGCCCTCTCCGGGCAGGTGGCCGCGCTGCAGGACGAACATCGCCTGGAAGACGGGCGAATGACCCGGCTCGCGCGGGGGCTGGAGCTCCTCCACCAACCTGGGGAAGGGCATGTCCTGGTGCTCCAGCGCCTCGAGCACCGTGCTCCGCGTCTGGGCGATCAACTCGCGGAAGGTGGTGCCGGAGGGAATGCTGGCGCGCAGGGCCACGGGGTTGACGAGGTAGCCCACGAGCCGGGTCAGCTCCGGCCGGGTGCGGCCCGCGGTGGGCGAGCCCACGACGAGCTCATCCTGTCCGGTGTAGCGGCGCAGGAAGGTGAAGAAGGCGGCCAGCAGCACCATGTACGGCGTGGCCCCGCTCTCCCGCGCGAGCGCGTTCACGCGCCGGGTCAGCGCGGGCCCCACGTGGAACGGGAGCGTGTCACCGCGGAAGGACTGGAGCCGGGGCCGGGGGCGATCCGTGGGCAGCGCCAGCAGGGGCAGCTCCCCGCCGAGCCGCTGCTTCCAGAAGGAGCGCAACACCTCGCCCCGGGGGCCGGCGAGCCGCGCCGAGAGCGCGCGGGTGGCCTCCACGGGGTTGGGAGCGAGCGCCGGCAGCACGCCCGCGAGGCCGCCCGTCTCCGCCGTGTAGAGCGCGCCCAGCTCCTCCACCATCACGCCCAGGGACCAGAAGTCGGTGATGAGGTGGTGGAGCGAGAGCAGCAGCACGTGCTCGTCCGGGCCCCGGGTGAAGAGCAGGACGCGCAGGAGGGGGCCCTGCTCCAGCTCGAAGGGCCGGTGGGCCTCGGCGTCGAGCCGCGTCCGCAACTGGGCCTCGCTCCAGCCGGAGGCATCCTCCACCTGCACCAGCGGACCCGAGGGCTCCACGAAGCGCGGGACGGGGGCGCCGTTCTCCTCGGGGAACGCCGCGCGCAGGGACGGGTGGCGCGTCACGAGACACAGGAAGGCTCGCTCCAACGCGGCCACATCGAGGCGCGAGCGGATCCGCGCCGCGCGGACCACGTGGTACGCGGTGCTCTCCGGTGACATGCGCTGCAGGAACCACAGGGCCCGCTGTCCATCGGAGAGGGGCGGAGCCGCCTCGAGGGCCTGGGGCGCGAGCGGTGCCTCGGCCTCGGGCGTGGGGCGGGCCACGAGGCTCTCGGCCAGCTCCCGTACGCTGGGCCCGCGCAGCAGGCTGGTGACGGGCAGGGACACGCCGAACGTCAGCTCCAGCGAGCCACGCACCTCCATGGCGCGCAGCGAGTCGAGCCCATACCGGGTGAGGGGCTCATCCAGCCGCAACTCGCCGGCCGGAATCCGCAGCTCCCGCGACAGGCGGGCGGAGAGCCAGGGAAGCAGCGCCTCCACCCCCGCGGACAGAGGAGGAGCGGACTCCTCCGTCCCGTCCACGAGCGATGCCGCCACGTGAGTCCCGGCGGTGCCGTCGCGCCAGGAGCCCACGGCCTCCAGGGAGCCCTGGAGGAACGCGGAGCGGCAGGCATGGCGTTGGATCTTCCCGCTCGACGTCTTGGGGATGCTCCCGGGCGCGAGCAGCACCACGGCCTGCACGCCGAGCTCATGCTCCTCGGCCACCGCCTGGCGGATGCGGGCGATGACCTCGCGGGTGCGGGTCTCCAGCTCGCCACCGGAGCGATCGGCGAATTCCTGGACGATGACCAGCCGCTCCTCGCCTCCAGAGTCCACGGAGAAGGCGGCGCCGCAACCGGGCCGCAGACCCGGATCGCACCGCTCCACGGTGAGCTCGAGGTCCTGCGGGTAGTGGTTGCGCCCGCGGATGATGAGGAGGTCCTTGCGCCGGCCGGTGACGAACAGCTCGCCGCCGTCGAGCAGGCCGAGGTCCCCGGTGCGCAGGTACGGCCCCTCACCGGAGCCCGCGAGGCGCGCCTGGAAGACGCGGGCGGTGTCGTCGGAGCGCTCCCAATAGCCTCGGGCCACGCTGGCACCACGGACCCAGATCTCTCCGACGCGGCCGGGGGCGCACGGCTCGCACGTCTCGGGATCGACGATGCGCACCGTCTGGTCTCCCAGGGCGCCGCCGCAGCCGACCATGGACACGCCCTGCCGTCCGGTGTGCTCCAGGGGGCGCACCACGGGAGGCGCGGCCTTGCGCCCACCACTGACGATGAGCGTGCCCTCGGCGAGCCCGTAGCAGGGATAGAAGGCCTCGCGCCGGAAGCCAGCGGGAGCGAACGCCTCGGCGAACCGGTCCAGCGTCTCCGGGCGGATGGGCTCGGCGCCGCAGAAGGCCACCTCCCAGCTGCGCAGATCCAACGCGGCGCGCTGCTCGGGGGTCGTCTTCCGGATGCACAGCTCGTAGGCGAAGTTGGGGCCGCCGCTGACGGAGCCGCCGTGCCGGGAGATGGCCTCCAGCCAGTTCAGGGGGCGCTGGAGGAAGAAGAGCGGCGACATCAGGACGGTGGGGATGTCGCGGTAGAGGGGCTGGAGGATGCCGCCGATGAGCCCCATGTCGTGGTACGGCGGCAGCCAGATGACGCCCACGGGCTGGGGCGAGGCGTCGAAGCCGAGCGCGATCAACCCCGAGTTGTGCAGCAGGTTGCGGTGGCTGAGCATCACGCCCTTGGGCGTGCCGGTGGAGCCGGAGGTGTACTGGAGGAAGGCCAGGTCGTCGGAGGACAGCCGGGGCGCGCTCCACGTGCCGGCGGTGCCGGGCTGGAGGGCATCGGTGGCCAACCAGCGCAGCGCGCGGAGTCCGGGAGCGTCCTCGGTGACGAAGCCGACCATGTCGAGCAGCGCGGAGGTGGTGAGGGCGGCGGTGGCCTGGCAATCGGCCACCAGGGACTGGAGCCTGGGCAGGGTGCGGGCGAGGCGGGAGGGATCCGGCGGATACGCGGGGACGGCGATGACACCGGCGTAGAGGCACCCGAGGAAGCCCAGCACGTACTCCCGGCCCGGCGGGTAGAGCAGCAGCGCCCGATCACCGGGAGCGAGGTGCTGGCGCAGGGTGGCGGCGACGGCGCGGGCGCCCTCGTCCAGCTCGCGGTAGGTGATGGTGCTCTCCCCCGACTCGTCGAGGAAGGTGAAGACCCGGGCATCGGGCTGGAGGAGGGCCCGCTCGCGGAGCACGTCCACGAAGGTGGTGCCGTCGGGAATGGAGACGGCACGCGCAGGATTCTCTCGCGACAACAGCGGCATGGGACCTCACGAGCGGGGCTCGGAGGGCATGAGGAACCCGGCGCGGAGACTCCACGGCCGCGGGG
The sequence above is drawn from the Archangium gephyra genome and encodes:
- a CDS encoding non-ribosomal peptide synthetase; translated protein: MPLLSRENPARAVSIPDGTTFVDVLRERALLQPDARVFTFLDESGESTITYRELDEGARAVAATLRQHLAPGDRALLLYPPGREYVLGFLGCLYAGVIAVPAYPPDPSRLARTLPRLQSLVADCQATAALTTSALLDMVGFVTEDAPGLRALRWLATDALQPGTAGTWSAPRLSSDDLAFLQYTSGSTGTPKGVMLSHRNLLHNSGLIALGFDASPQPVGVIWLPPYHDMGLIGGILQPLYRDIPTVLMSPLFFLQRPLNWLEAISRHGGSVSGGPNFAYELCIRKTTPEQRAALDLRSWEVAFCGAEPIRPETLDRFAEAFAPAGFRREAFYPCYGLAEGTLIVSGGRKAAPPVVRPLEHTGRQGVSMVGCGGALGDQTVRIVDPETCEPCAPGRVGEIWVRGASVARGYWERSDDTARVFQARLAGSGEGPYLRTGDLGLLDGGELFVTGRRKDLLIIRGRNHYPQDLELTVERCDPGLRPGCGAAFSVDSGGEERLVIVQEFADRSGGELETRTREVIARIRQAVAEEHELGVQAVVLLAPGSIPKTSSGKIQRHACRSAFLQGSLEAVGSWRDGTAGTHVAASLVDGTEESAPPLSAGVEALLPWLSARLSRELRIPAGELRLDEPLTRYGLDSLRAMEVRGSLELTFGVSLPVTSLLRGPSVRELAESLVARPTPEAEAPLAPQALEAAPPLSDGQRALWFLQRMSPESTAYHVVRAARIRSRLDVAALERAFLCLVTRHPSLRAAFPEENGAPVPRFVEPSGPLVQVEDASGWSEAQLRTRLDAEAHRPFELEQGPLLRVLLFTRGPDEHVLLLSLHHLITDFWSLGVMVEELGALYTAETGGLAGVLPALAPNPVEATRALSARLAGPRGEVLRSFWKQRLGGELPLLALPTDRPRPRLQSFRGDTLPFHVGPALTRRVNALARESGATPYMVLLAAFFTFLRRYTGQDELVVGSPTAGRTRPELTRLVGYLVNPVALRASIPSGTTFRELIAQTRSTVLEALEHQDMPFPRLVEELQPPREPGHSPVFQAMFVLQRGHLPGEGTSLASFALGDPDARMSLGALEIESLPLTRRGSAFDLTLMMAETESGLGGSLEYCTDLFEAATAERMARHFVALLAELVEAPGRRVEEVELLGGEERARVLEAWSRGPRVEVPVEGLAGLLEEQVARAPEAVAVEGDGQRLSYRELEARARRLGARLRREGVGPEVRVGVLLEKSVEAVVAFWGVQKAGGVYVPLEAVQPRERLEWMARDAGVRAVVTRRELEDRCVPPEGARVVRLEEVGEEALFPMESGVRACNVAYILYTSGSTGRPKGVEVTHAGLCDLAYARVRSLGLGADSRVLQLASLGFDSSVWEYLVTLSVGGTLYVPEGGRVPLGEELRRVLVEGRVTMVTLPPSVLALLPEEGLEHLRVVMSVGEACPPAMVEKWGRGRRFLNGYGPTEVSVAVSWGECVPGEGRPSIGSPLGNVEAYVLDGALRPVPPGVAGELFLGGPGVARGYVGRPDLTAERFVPNPFGREGGERLFRTGDVVRWKTDGRLDYVGRADAQVKVNGVRVEPGEVEAALREVGGAKQAHVKAWKGPSGEARLVGYVVPGESTPRETRELRALLRQRLPESLVPSAFVLLEALPLSPSGKVDGRALPPPEPPARSASFVPPRGPLEVSIARCWAQALGREAVGLHDHFFDELGGSSLTVVKACALLREELRRDVPIVYLFEHPTVHALARRLEQAVSTETRSTNHQDRAEARRQALQRRNPRGSRGNG